The Streptomyces rubrogriseus genomic sequence GTCATCGGCTTCAGCCGCACGGACTCGCCGCTGCTCCTGACCTCGGCCGCGGCCTTGGCACCCAGCTCGGACAGCTCGGCTCGCTTGTCGGCGCGGTACCCCGCGATGTCGAGCATCAGGCGGCTGCGGTCACCGGTCTCGCGGTGCACGGCCAGGCGCGTGAGCTCCTGCAGAGCCTCCAGCACCTCACCGTCCCGGCCGACCAGCTTCTCCAGGTCCCTGCTCTTGCTGTCGCTGATGATCGAGACGGAGGCACGGTCGGCCTCGACGTCCATGTCGATGTCACCGTCGAGGTCGGCGATGTCGAGCAGACCCTCCAGGTAGTCCGCGGCGATCTCGCCCTCCTGCTCGAGGCGGGTGAGGGTGTCTGCACCCTCGGCAGCGGCGGAGATGGTGCCTTCCGTCACGGGATGGACTCCTTCTTACTTCTTCGACGGGGACTTGGGCCGCTGCGGGCCCTTGCGCTGTCCGGACTGGGCCTTGCTGCGGCCACCGCCGGACTTCTGAGCCGGCTTCTTGGCGCCGGCGGCAGGCTTGGCGTCCTGCTGGCCGGCCGGCTCGGCGTCCTGCGGCTCGTCCGACTTGGTCAGCGACGTCTTCGGCTCGGCCTCGCCGGCGGGCTTGGCCTGGCGCTGGGACTTGCTCTGCCGCTTGGGCTGCTGGCGCTTGGGCTGAGCCGCGGTGGCCACGGTCGAGCCGTCCGCGCTCTGGGCGGCCACGGCGGTGTCGCTCTTCACCACGTTGCCGTCGGCCTGAGCCGCCAGGCCCGCCTTGTTCAGACCGTTGATGAACTTCCGCTCGGCCTCGTTGCGGTCCCGGCCCTTGGCGACGATGGCCTTCACGATGGCCTTCTCGCCCCGGCGACGGGTCTTGCCGTGCTCGGTGACGCTCTTGTGCAGCCGCTCCAGGTAGGAGGCCTGCGCCTTGGAGCCCGGCGTCGGGTTGTTGCGGATGACGTACATCTGCTGGCCCATGGTCCACACGTTGGTGGTCAGCCAGTAGACGAGGACACCGACGGGGAAGTTGATACCGAAGAC encodes the following:
- a CDS encoding Jag family protein encodes the protein MTEGTISAAAEGADTLTRLEQEGEIAADYLEGLLDIADLDGDIDMDVEADRASVSIISDSKSRDLEKLVGRDGEVLEALQELTRLAVHRETGDRSRLMLDIAGYRADKRAELSELGAKAAAEVRSSGESVRLKPMTPFERKVVHDAVKAAGLRSESEGEEPERFVVVLPA